The genomic window GCCGCGTCCAGGAGGTCGCGTCGGGCCTGGCGGCCGGCGACCTGACGCGCAGCAGTGGCCTGCGCTCCCGCGACGAGCTCGGCGAGACCGGTCGCGCGCTCGACGAGGCGGTGCAGAACCTGCGCGGCGTGATGGCGTCGGTGGTCGGTGCCGCGGACGCGGTGGCGGCCTCGAGCGAGGAGCTGTCGGCGTCGGCGGCGCAGATCTCGGCCTCGGCCGAGGAGACCTCCGCGCAGTCCGGCGTGGTCTCCGGTGCCGCGGAGGAGGTGTCGCGCAACGTGCAGACCGTGGCCGCCGGCGCCGAGCAGATGGGCGCCTCGATCCGGGAGATCGCCACCAACGCCGCCGAGGCGAGCGCGGTGGCCGCCCGTGCCGTCACCGCCGCGGAGACCACGACGGCGACGGTGGCCAAGCTGGGTGAGTCCTCCGCCGAGATCGGCAACGTGGTCAAGGTGATCACCTCGATCGCCGAGCAGACCAACCTGCTGGCGCTCAACGCCACCATCGAGGCCGCCCGGGCCGGGGAGGCCGGCAAGGGCTTCGCCGTGGTCGCCAACGAGGTCAAGGAGCTGGCGCAGGAGACCGCCAAGGCCACCGAGGACATCGCCCGCCGGGTGCAGGCCATCCAGGGCGACACCACCGCCGCCGTGGGCGCGATCGGGGAGATCTCGCAGATCGTCGCGCAGATCTCCGACCGGCAGACCACCATCGCCTCGGCGGTGGAGGAGCAGACCGCCACCACCAACGAGATGAGCCGCTCGGTGGCCGAGGCCGCCCAGGGATCGGGTCAGATCGCCGACAACATCTCCGGGGTCTCCACCGCCGCGGAGTCCACCACCCAGGCGCTGACCCAGACCCGCACCGCCGTCGACGAACTGTCGCGGATGGCCGCCGACCTGCGCACCAGCGTCGCCCGCTTCACCTACTGAGCGGATCCCGCCCGGCCGACTGCCGTGAGGTCGGACGGGGGGGGTCCTCGGGTGTCCGGGGTGCCGGCATCGCTCCGGTGTCGTTGAGCGTGAGGGCGATGTCGAGGAGCTTGCGGTTGGTCTCCTGGGAGGCGCGCGCCAGCACGGCGAAGGCCTGGGCGGCGGTGATCTTGTAGCGCTCCATGAGGATGCCCTTGGCCTGGCCGATGAGGTCGCGGCTGTCGATGGCCGCGCGAAGGTTCGCCTCGGTCCGGGCACCGGTGAGGGCGATCGCGGCGTGGGCGGCGATCGCCAGGCCGATCTCGACCGACGCATCGGTGAAGGCGCCGGGCCCGTGGGAGTAGAGGTTCAGGGCGCCGAGACGGTCGTCCTCGACCATGAGTCGGAAGCTCAGGCTGCTGCCCACACCGAGCGCGGCCGCCTCGGCGGCGAAGCGAGGCCACCGCGGTTCGTGGCGCATGTCCTCGACCCGGACGACCTGCTGCTCCCAGACCGCGTCCAGGCACGGGCCCTCGTGCAGCCGCTCCTGGGCCTCGTCGACCCGGCGCGAGAGGTCCCCGGTCGCGGCCCGGGACTGCACCTGCCGGCGTGCGTGGACGTAGCTGATGCTGCCCGTCTCGGCGCCCGGGACCGTCGTGACGGCCGCGGTGGTGATCGCCTGCAGGAGGCCCTCGACGTCGCCGTGCTCCACCTGGAGCCGGCGCGCGATGCGGCTCATCAGCTCGTCGGGCCGGTCGATGGGCGCGCTGCCACCGGAACGGTCGCCGACGTCGCCCACGGCCCCAAGGTATCGCCGCGCCGTCCGGAGCGGGAGCCGACGCCGCGGCGACCCCGGGTCGCACCGGCCGCGGACCCGGGCCGGAGGCTCAGCCGGCCGAGGAGCGGACGAGCGGCGGCAGACCGCCACTGATGAGGGCCTCGTCCGCTGCCGCCGACAGCACCAGGTCCTCGAGCGCCGGCCACGGGTGCCCGGGTGCCATGCGAGCCGCCAGCTCCGCCGGCGAGCGGGTTCCGCCGAGGGCCAGGTACTCCCACCACAGTTCGGTGAGGGAGAGGCCACTGAGGCGGCAGGCCAGGACAAGCGTGTCCGTGGGCACGGGGAACGACCTCTGGTCGGAGGGCGCCCGCTGCTGGACCGGCCCCACGCTACGCCGGTGCCTCCCGGCACCGGCCTCCTCGGCGCGGCAGGACGTGCCCGGAGGCGGTCCGGCCGGGAGGGCCGGGCGGTGTCGTGCGAGTGGAGACGAGGGGAATCGAACCCCTAACCCCCGCCTTGCAAAGGCGGTGCTCTGCCAATTGAGCTACGTCCCCCGGGCTGTGTCCCGGGAAGCTCCCGGAGGGGAGTGGGGGATCAGCCGGTGGTGGGGCGGCTGACCGACTGAGGGCCGTTGGTGGCCTCGTGCCAGAGATCCGCCTCGCGCGTGCCGGTGCCGGACGAGCGCCGGCGGACCGCAGCGACGGCGCCGGCCGCGACGGCGGCCAGGGCCAGCTTCTTGAGCACGCAGTACCTCCTGGGACGGCGGCCACGGACGGGGCCTCGCTGCCGCGGTGCCGGGGCACCGGTACACGGGTGGGCCTGGGAGGACTTGAACCTCCGGCCTCATCCTTATCAGGGATGCGCTCTAACCGCCTGAGCTACAGGCCCGTGGACCTCGACCAGCGTACCTGGGCCCTTCCGGACCCCCGCACGCGGGTACCCGACTAGTCGCGCTCGGCGAGCGTGACCTCGAGGCCGCCGACCAGGTCGGCGCAGAGGTTGTAGACGAACGCCGCCACGGTGGCCAGCGCGGTCATCAGCACGATGTTGATCGCGCCGATGACGGCCGCACCGCCGAAGACGATGCCCGGGGTGATGACGTTGCTGCCGCCCTCGCCGTCCGACGCCGTGCCGAGCTGGCCGAACAGGTCGTTGAGGGTGTCGAAGACACCGAGGCCGGACAGGACGCCGTACAGGATCCCGATCGCCACCATCCAGACGAAGAACAGCGCGATCGACAGGACGAGCGAGATCTTCAACGCCGACCAGGTGTCGATGTGCCGCAGCTGCAGCCGGGCCCGGCGCGGACCGCGGACACCGCGGCCCTTGCCCTTGCCCGCCGCCTGCTGCTGCCCGGTGCGGGCGCCGGTGGCCGGCGGGGGCGCGACGGAGGCCGGGGGCACGACCTGGGTGGTGCCCGACGGCGGCGGGACGGTGGCGTCGGCCGGGACCGGGCCGGGGCCCTGCCCGTGACCCTGCGCGGGTGCCTGACCCGGTGCCTGACCCGGTGCCTGGAGGGGGACCTGGCCGGTGGCCGGCTTGGCCAGCGACGGGCCGCCCGCGGCCGGCTGGCCCGCCGTCGTCGCACCCACCGGAGACGCACCCACCGGAGACGCACCCGCCGGGGACGCACCCGTCCCCGGCGTGCCGTCCGCTCCGGGCGCGCCGTCCGGGCGGACCCCGGTGCGCACCGCCTGCGGCCGGTCGCTCATGCCGTTCTCCCGTTCGCCTGCGGCCCTCGCCGCGTCGTCGCGTCCGGTCGCCCCGGCGCGGTGCCGGAGGCGCCCGGGCGCCGGTCGTTCCCGTCAGTGGGAGCCGGGGGCGAGCGGCGACCCGAGGTCGCCACACGCCGTGCTCCCGGTCTCACCCTAGGCGGCGGGCTCGTCGTTGTCCGTCGTCCGGGCGATCGCCACGATCGTCACGTCCTCGGGCAAGTTCATGAGCTTGACACCCATGGTGGCCCGGTCCTTGTTGTGGCGCACGCCGTTGACCGGGGTCCGGATGACGCCGCCGCCGGAGGTGATCGCGTACAGCTCGTCGCCGAGGGTCACCGCGAGCGCCCCGACCAGGGCGCCCTTGCGCGCCTTGGGGTCGGCGGTGAGCACGCCCTTGCCGCCGCGGCCCTGCGCCGGGTAGTTCTCGATGCCTGTCCGCTTGGCGAAGCCGCGCTCGGTGGCGACGAGGACGTCGACGCCCTCCTCGACCACCATCATCGACAGCAGCCGGTCGCCGGGGGCCAGCGCGATGCCGCGCACGCCCTCGGTGGCCCGGCC from Geodermatophilus normandii includes these protein-coding regions:
- a CDS encoding DUF3566 domain-containing protein, whose amino-acid sequence is MGATTAGQPAAGGPSLAKPATGQVPLQAPGQAPGQAPAQGHGQGPGPVPADATVPPPSGTTQVVPPASVAPPPATGARTGQQQAAGKGKGRGVRGPRRARLQLRHIDTWSALKISLVLSIALFFVWMVAIGILYGVLSGLGVFDTLNDLFGQLGTASDGEGGSNVITPGIVFGGAAVIGAINIVLMTALATVAAFVYNLCADLVGGLEVTLAERD
- a CDS encoding GAF and ANTAR domain-containing protein: MGDVGDRSGGSAPIDRPDELMSRIARRLQVEHGDVEGLLQAITTAAVTTVPGAETGSISYVHARRQVQSRAATGDLSRRVDEAQERLHEGPCLDAVWEQQVVRVEDMRHEPRWPRFAAEAAALGVGSSLSFRLMVEDDRLGALNLYSHGPGAFTDASVEIGLAIAAHAAIALTGARTEANLRAAIDSRDLIGQAKGILMERYKITAAQAFAVLARASQETNRKLLDIALTLNDTGAMPAPRTPEDPPRPTSRQSAGRDPLSR
- a CDS encoding methyl-accepting chemotaxis protein; the protein is MSTAVPPSETVRATWFADRRVNTKLMALLAALLLVAGAVGGLSILELGRVNAAAESIYSEGAVPLKDLAEAQEAMGSMRQRVLLHLAGPVADKPRREQEIASFDDVFDAEVAALRQEGADAGLLDRYLEEVADYRAFRDGTILPASRAMDPAVDVAPVLAECDRLFGIVVDAGQALSVAQAEAVERTQANAEASYRSGRTQVLVILGIGAVLGLALALVIGRQIVGPLRRVQEVASGLAAGDLTRSSGLRSRDELGETGRALDEAVQNLRGVMASVVGAADAVAASSEELSASAAQISASAEETSAQSGVVSGAAEEVSRNVQTVAAGAEQMGASIREIATNAAEASAVAARAVTAAETTTATVAKLGESSAEIGNVVKVITSIAEQTNLLALNATIEAARAGEAGKGFAVVANEVKELAQETAKATEDIARRVQAIQGDTTAAVGAIGEISQIVAQISDRQTTIASAVEEQTATTNEMSRSVAEAAQGSGQIADNISGVSTAAESTTQALTQTRTAVDELSRMAADLRTSVARFTY
- a CDS encoding DLW-39 family protein — its product is MLKKLALAAVAAGAVAAVRRRSSGTGTREADLWHEATNGPQSVSRPTTG